The following proteins are co-located in the Ficedula albicollis isolate OC2 chromosome 25, FicAlb1.5, whole genome shotgun sequence genome:
- the PYGO2 gene encoding pygopus homolog 2, which produces PTQVGPGSGRRGGRGRAAAPLTATFSPQGPAYSHLSEFAPPPTPMVDHLVASNPFEDDFGAPKVGAAPAPFLGSPVPFGGFRVQGGMSPQVPPGYGGGPQPLRRQAPPFAPGQMGPAFSMPPQNPNYVQPGGLTFAGQPFSQPLGQNFSPPMGQLMQGPVAGFGPMMTPTMGQPPRGDMGPGPALNPPGGPAVAQRFSQPSNLFGQSPMQRPGQNMPPLPPTASPFPGADPSFPTSSEEGGKNPPPSTFAQDQHSGSPATVNGAQPGFAPNSAGRSASTPETNSLPLPPSGKATSTSGHQPPPGLVYPCGACRNEVNDDQDAILCEASCQKWFHRECTGMTENAYGLLTTEASAVWACDFCLKTKEIQSVYIREGMGQLVTANDG; this is translated from the coding sequence cccacgcaGGTAGGGCCGGGCTCGGGGCGGCGCGGGGGCCGGGGACGGGCTGCAGCACCCCTGACCGCCACCTTCTCCCCGCAGGGCCCTGCCTATTCGCACCTCTCAGAGTTCGCCCCGCCGCCCACTCCCATGGTGGACCACCTGGTTGCCTCCAATCCCTTCGAGGATGATTTCGGGGCCCCCAAGGTGGGGGCGGCCCCCGCCcccttcctgggcagccccGTCCCCTTCGGCGGTTTCCGCGTGCAAGGCGGGATGTCGCCGCAGGTGCCCCCTGGTTACGGCGGGGGGCCGCAGCCCCTGCGGAGGCAGGCCCCCCCTTTCGCCCCCGGGCAGATGGGCCCGGCCTTTAGCATGCCCCCCCAGAATCCAAACTACGTGCAGCCGGGGGGCTTGACCTTCGCCGGGCAGCCCTTCAGCCAGCCCCTTGGACAGAACTTCAGCCCCCCGATGGGGCAGCTCATGCAGGGGCCTGTTGCGGGCTTCGGGCCCATGATGACCCCCACTATGGGGCAGCCCCCGCGGGGGGACATGGGCCCCGGGCCAGCCCTCAACCCCCCCGGGGGGCCGGCAGTGGCTCAGCGCTTCAGCCAACCCAGCAACCTCTTTGGACAATCGCCCATGCAACGCCCCGGGCAGAACATGCCACCCCTGCCTCCCACGGCCAGTCCCTTCCCTGGGGCGGATCCCAGCTTCCCTACTAGCAGCGAGGAGGGGGGCAAGAACCCTCCCCCCAGCACTTTTGCCCAGGATCAGCACTCGGGTTCCCCCGCCACCGTCAACGGGGCACAGCCTGGGTTCGCCCCCAACAGTGCTGGCCGCAGTGCCAGCACCCCTGAGACCAATAGCCTCCCACTGCCACCCTCCGGCAAGGCCACCAGCACCTCCGGGCACCAGCCACCACCAGGGCTCGTGTACCCCTGCGGGGCCTGTCGCAACGAGGTGAACGACGACCAGGACGCCATCCTGTGCGAGGCCTCCTGCCAGAAGTGGTTCCACCGAGAGTGCACGGGAATGACCGAGAACGCCTACGGGCTGCTCACCACTGAGGCCTCTGCTGTCTGGGCCTGCGACTTCTGCCTCAAGACCAAGGAGATCCAGTCGGTCTACATCCGGGAGGGCATGGGACAGCTGGTGACTGCCAACGACGGCTGA
- the PBXIP1 gene encoding pre-B-cell leukemia transcription factor-interacting protein 1, whose protein sequence is MAEKSDPKDSENSWVLAGSEGLPIDTVGPEQDSTSHTSDYEEPEEEEDEGTQEAVTAVTTNGAITSPSQTLCPEGSRQGDPEECEDSRARAAPALPGSAKPSTLEGDEQEELSAEAEPQPCPDTPQAGPTVEDVSCTSSNNNMEGLRWRQGHKPHPGLPTVTPAPHRGTPDSDDDGLSMSKYLLGALAMVAVGLLIITGGTYDMADGPVESVSSWDLGAGEQESLLSIDSNDSEQKPPLPDAGDSQSVQSMSQLLDKLAKENQEIRLMQAELQAHKEDLQALLHRSEGEAAAAGAQQQSLAAENARLRAALEREVAALREARAELRRLQAAGAPGSPREPRAEQPRATGAPVHGKAAAWRHGSLDSLRQELADTLERARGSGDLKGLVEQLSTLEQHLAQVLEAEGSGSFSTPWKKPFKVEKESKWQKQHGTRGFPHEQERKEHGKPHKKDPRTPREHKPGKAWGKQSHSHPQHGSRELPGLRRYRAPQGCSGVTDCARKEGQELLGAALEPVQKVQFLQLLESFMGQLGLGKQFGRLAPQLDGAFRADGVFAHDRLRFVDFVDDVEDLLEEVAWQEWGNKKAVDGFEEYMLRHYSGASGNMWNQRAPRQHGTRG, encoded by the exons ATGGCGGAGAAATCGGATCCCAAAGATTCAGAGAACAGCTGGGTGCTGGCGGGCAGTGAG GGTCTGCCCATTGACACGGTGGGTCCAGAGCAGGACTCAACCTCCCACACATCTGATTATGAGGaaccagaggaggaggaggatgaaggcaCCCAGGAGGCAGTCACAG ctgtgacCACCAATGGTGCCATTACCTCTCCCAGCCAGACCTTGTGCcctgagggcagcaggcagggg GACCCAGAGGAGTGTGAGGACTCCAGGGCGcgggcagcccctgccctgcctggctctgcaaaGCCCAGCACGTTGGAAGGCgatgagcaggaggagctgagtgCTGAGGCcgagccacagccctgccctgacacCCCCCAAGCAG GGCCAACAGTGGAAGACGTGAGCTGTACCAGCAGTAACAATAACATGGAGGGGCTGCGGTGGCGGCAGGGCCACAAGCCCCATCCTGGGCTCCCCACTGTCACGCCTGCCCCACACCGGGGGACACCAGACAGTGACGATGATGGGCTCAGTATGAGCAAGTACCTGCTGGGTGCCTTGGCGATGgttgctgtggggctgctgatCATCACTG gcGGTACCTACGACATGGCAGATG GCCCTGTGGAGAGTGTGAGCAGCTGGGACttgggtgctggggagcaggagtCTCTGCTGTCCATAGACAGCAAT GACTCTGAGCAGAAGCCCCCTCTGCCAGATGCTGGGGACTCACAGAGTGTGCAGTCCATGAGCCAGCTCCTGGACAAGCTGGCCAAAGAGAACCAGGAGATCCGGCTCATGCAGGCAGAGCTACAG gccCACAAGGAAGatctgcaggcactgctgcacagGAGTGAGGGTGAGGCGGCGGCAGCCGGAGcgcagcagcagagcctggctgcagaaaaCGCGCGGCTGCGCGCAGCGCTGGAGCGGGAGGTGGCCGCACTGCGCGAGGCCCGGGCTGAGCTGCGGCgcctgcaggctgcaggggctccaggcagccccagggagccaagggcagagcagccacGTGCCACAGGCGCACCAGTGCACGGCAAGGCCGCAGCATGGCGGCACGGCAGCCTGGATTCACTGCGGCAGGAGCTGGCGGACACCCTGGAGCGTGCGCGGGGCTCTGGGGATCTCAAGGGGCTTGTAGAGCAGCTGAGCAccctggagcagcacctggcCCAGGTGCTGGAGGCGGAGGGGTCGGGATCCTTCTCCACACCCTGGAAGAAGCCATTCAAGGTGGAGAAGGAGAGCAAGTGGCAAAAGCAGCATGGCACCAGGGGGTTCCCCCAtgagcaggagaggaaagaacATGGGAAGCCCCACAAGAAGGATCCCCGAACCCCCCGTGAGCACAAGCCAGGCAAAGCCTGGGGGAAGCAGTCTCACAGCCACCCCCAGCATGGTTCCCGTGAGTTGCCTGGGCTCAGGCGGTACCGGGCACCACAGGGCTGTTCTGGGGTGACTGACTGTGCCCGCAAGGAAGGCCAGGAATTGCTTGGGGCTGCACTGGAGCCGGTACAGAAGGTgcagttcctgcagctgctggagagcttCATGGGGCAACTGGGCTTGGGGAAACAATTCGGAAGGCTGGCACCGCAGCTCGATGGGGCCTTTAGGGCTGACGGTGTCTTTGCCCACGACCGCCTTCGGTTTGTTGATTTTGTGGATGATGTGGAGGACCTGCTTGAGGAGGTGGCATGGCAGGAGTGGGGCAACAAGAAGGCGGTTGATGGCTTTGAGGAGTACATGCTGCGGCACTACAGTGG TGCCTCCGGGAACATGTGGAACCAGAGAGCCCCAAGGCAGCATGGCACACGTGGGTAG
- the PMVK gene encoding phosphomevalonate kinase: GPRVVLLLSGKRKSGKDFVAEQLRNRLGPDVCTILRLSGPLKEQYAKEHGLDFERLLDASTYKELFRQDMIRWGEEKRQSDPGFFCRAAVEGALQPVWVVSDTRRLSDVEWFRDAYGDVVQTVRVVASEETRKRRNWVFVTGVDDAESECGLDQGVAFDWVITNDGDEVALGEQLEMLVQSLHRSL, encoded by the exons gggccgcgcgtggtgctgctgctgagcgGGAAGAGGAAATCGGGGAAGGATTTCGTGGCCGAACAGCTGCGGAACCG GCTGGGCCCCGACGTCTGCACCATTCTGCGCCTCTCCGGGCCCCTCAAGGAGCAGTACGCCAAG GAGCATGGTCTCGACTTTGAGCGGCTCCTGGATGCCAGCACCTACAAGGAGCTGTTCCGTCAGGATATGATCCGCTGGGGCGAGGAGAAGCGCCAGAGCGACCCCGGCTTCTTCTGCCGGGCAGCAGTCGAGGGGGCACTGCAGCCAGTGTGG GTGGTGAGTGACACACGGCGTCTCTCAGATGTGGAGTGGTTCCGGGATGCCTACGGGGATGTGGTGCAGACTGTGCGGGTGGTAGCTTCTGAGGAGACAAGGAAGAGGAGGAACTGGGTCTTTGTCACTG gggtGGACGACGCTGAATCTGAGTGCGGCCTGGACCAGGGAGTGGCCTTTGATTGGGTCATCACCAATGACGGGGATGAGGTGGCCCTGGGCgagcagctggagatgctggtgCAGTCACTCCACAGGAGCCTATAG